In Sphingomonas sp. LR60, the following are encoded in one genomic region:
- a CDS encoding DUF4832 domain-containing protein produces the protein MPGQTTNVELTTRLPHDLAAGRYAVALALPDAAPTLRHDPRYAIRFANADRAGSEQGWDARMGLFRLGANLTIGAPQQD, from the coding sequence CTGCCCGGCCAGACGACCAATGTCGAGCTGACGACGCGCCTGCCGCATGATCTCGCCGCGGGTCGCTATGCCGTCGCGCTGGCGCTTCCCGACGCCGCCCCGACACTCCGCCACGATCCGCGCTACGCCATCCGTTTCGCCAACGCGGACCGTGCCGGCAGCGAGCAGGGATGGGATGCGCGCATGGGTCTTTTCCGGCTGGGCGCCAACCTGACCATCGGCGCCCCGCAGCAGGATTGA
- a CDS encoding D-tagatose-bisphosphate aldolase, class II, non-catalytic subunit: MHILLDLVRRHKAGERIGVTSVCSAHPLVIEAALRHALAVDQPFALVEATSNQVNQDGGYTGMKPADFRAFVEAIAAKVAFPVTRLVLGGDHLGPNAWTALPATEAMAKAQVMVADYVRAGFAKIHLDCSMSCADDPVPLPEQTIAERAAQLCRAAEDAFDGPTADAPVYVIGTEVPVPGGAAEDLDELAVTTPEAAIATVDMHRALFEKVGLDAAWARVIATVVQPGVEFDHDKVVDYRPERAVALSRAIEPVDHLVYEAHSTDYQTPAALAALVSDHFAILKVGPGVTFALREALWALDAIERETVAERTRADLRAVTLERLRAEPKNWAKYYHATGPALDQQLQYSLSDRIRYYWPDPVIAAAQERLFANLRDTPPPLPLLSQYLPTAYAAVRDGGTMLDPAELVMAHVAATLDAYHGACFPHD, translated from the coding sequence GTGCATATTCTTCTGGATTTGGTGAGGCGGCATAAGGCGGGTGAGCGCATCGGCGTGACCTCAGTCTGCTCCGCGCACCCGCTGGTGATCGAGGCGGCGTTACGCCATGCGCTGGCGGTCGATCAGCCGTTCGCGCTGGTCGAGGCGACCTCGAACCAGGTCAATCAGGACGGCGGCTACACGGGGATGAAACCCGCCGACTTCCGCGCCTTCGTCGAAGCGATCGCGGCAAAAGTCGCCTTCCCGGTCACACGGCTGGTGCTCGGCGGCGACCATCTTGGGCCCAATGCCTGGACCGCGCTGCCCGCGACCGAGGCGATGGCGAAGGCGCAGGTGATGGTCGCGGATTATGTCCGTGCGGGCTTTGCCAAGATCCATCTCGATTGTTCGATGAGCTGCGCCGACGATCCGGTCCCGCTACCAGAGCAGACGATCGCGGAGCGCGCCGCGCAGCTTTGCCGGGCCGCGGAAGATGCCTTCGACGGCCCGACGGCGGACGCGCCGGTCTATGTGATCGGCACCGAGGTGCCGGTTCCAGGCGGTGCGGCGGAGGATCTCGACGAGCTGGCCGTCACCACGCCGGAGGCGGCGATCGCGACCGTCGACATGCACCGCGCGCTGTTCGAAAAGGTCGGTCTCGACGCGGCCTGGGCCCGGGTGATCGCCACGGTCGTGCAGCCGGGGGTCGAGTTCGACCACGACAAGGTTGTCGACTACCGACCCGAGCGGGCGGTCGCGCTGAGCCGCGCGATCGAGCCAGTCGATCATCTGGTCTATGAAGCGCATTCAACCGACTATCAGACGCCCGCCGCGCTCGCGGCACTCGTGAGCGACCATTTCGCGATCCTCAAGGTCGGCCCGGGCGTTACCTTCGCCCTGCGCGAGGCATTGTGGGCGCTCGATGCGATCGAACGCGAAACGGTCGCCGAGCGCACGCGCGCCGATCTTCGCGCCGTAACGCTGGAGCGACTGCGCGCAGAGCCGAAGAATTGGGCGAAATATTATCATGCGACCGGTCCGGCGCTCGACCAGCAGCTGCAATACAGCCTCTCCGACCGCATCCGTTATTACTGGCCCGACCCGGTGATTGCGGCGGCGCAGGAGCGGCTGTTCGCCAATCTGCGCGACACCCCGCCACCCCTTCCGCTGCTCAGCCAGTATCTGCCCACGGCTTACGCCGCGGTGCGCGACGGCGGCACGATGCTCGACCCTGCCGAGCTGGTGATGGCGCACGTCGCCGCCACGCTCGATGCTTATCACGGAGCCTGTTTTCCCCATGACTGA
- a CDS encoding SIS domain-containing protein, whose product MTDTMIAVPHPDEGLSWTRREIAQQPATLRATQALLHAARAEIAAFLSPLLAQPKLRVILTGAGTSAFIGECLAPCLSHHLGRTVEAIATTDIVSAPHLYLRSDVPTLLVSFGRSGSSPESVAAVDLVDRMVDDAHHLIVTCNAAGELAQRGGARTHVIVLPEETHDRSFAMTSSFSAMMLAALSTLGGVEALEPRVPPIAAGVADMLTRAEPVVAELATRGFERVVYLGSGVFRGLAREAALKLMELSDGAVVTAFDSALGFRHGPKTIITNRTLAVVFVSNDPLTRRYDLDIVAELRGDAQAGEVIVISAGDSDDATIAVDGLADAADADLLFPFIVPAQLFALHVSEALGLTPDRPNASGTVNRVVQGVRIHAVRA is encoded by the coding sequence ATGACTGATACCATGATCGCCGTCCCCCATCCGGATGAGGGCCTTAGCTGGACGCGGCGCGAAATCGCGCAACAGCCGGCGACCCTGCGCGCGACGCAGGCGCTGTTGCACGCCGCTCGCGCGGAGATCGCCGCGTTTCTCTCGCCGTTGTTGGCGCAGCCGAAGCTGCGGGTGATCCTGACCGGCGCTGGAACGTCGGCGTTTATCGGTGAATGCCTCGCGCCCTGCCTGTCGCATCATCTCGGCCGGACGGTCGAGGCGATCGCCACCACCGATATAGTCAGCGCGCCGCATCTCTATTTGCGCAGCGACGTGCCGACGTTGCTGGTCTCATTCGGTCGCTCGGGCAGCAGCCCGGAAAGCGTCGCAGCGGTCGATCTCGTCGATCGCATGGTCGACGACGCGCACCACCTGATCGTTACCTGCAACGCGGCGGGCGAGCTGGCGCAGCGCGGCGGGGCAAGAACGCACGTCATCGTGCTGCCCGAGGAAACGCACGACCGCAGCTTCGCGATGACCTCGAGCTTCAGCGCGATGATGCTGGCCGCGCTCTCGACGCTTGGCGGGGTCGAGGCGCTCGAGCCGCGCGTCCCGCCAATCGCGGCGGGTGTCGCGGACATGCTGACCCGCGCGGAGCCGGTGGTCGCCGAGCTGGCGACCCGCGGGTTCGAGCGGGTCGTCTATTTAGGCAGCGGCGTGTTCCGCGGACTGGCGCGCGAGGCTGCGCTCAAGCTGATGGAATTGAGTGACGGTGCGGTGGTGACGGCGTTCGACAGCGCGCTCGGCTTCCGCCACGGACCGAAGACGATCATCACCAATCGCACGCTGGCGGTGGTGTTCGTCTCCAACGATCCGCTGACGCGTCGCTATGACCTCGACATCGTCGCCGAACTGCGCGGCGATGCCCAGGCGGGTGAGGTGATCGTGATCTCGGCCGGGGACAGCGATGACGCGACGATCGCGGTCGACGGCTTGGCCGACGCCGCCGACGCCGATCTGCTGTTCCCGTTCATCGTGCCCGCGCAACTGTTTGCGCTGCATGTCTCGGAAGCACTCGGCCTGACCCCCGATCGTCCGAACGCGAGCGGCACCGTCAACCGCGTGGTGCAAGGCGTGCGGATCCACGCCGTCAGGGCATGA
- a CDS encoding amidohydrolase family protein: MEVIAALLLVGAASTNAQYTEADFARVAKFDAHFHANVDDRRFLALAKRDRFEVLSINVDYPDFPPLAQQASIARDMRAADPVDFRYATTFSMEGFGTPGWTERTIAHLDAAFARGAIAVKVWKNIGMVATDPSGKRVFLDDPRFDGVMAHLEQRNIPLIAHQAEPKNCWLPLDQMTTDNDRAYFKAHPEYYMYLHPEEPRYETLMAARDRFVARHPKLAFDGAHMASLEWSVDELARFFDAYPNTVVDLAARLSNLQVQSNANPAKVRAFFVKYQDRILYGTDLTDSPPDPAARAQNPPATNDFAKEADRVWRADWRYLATPLSQRVDAINADAVGLNLPRAVIDKIYWQNARRFFHLKG, translated from the coding sequence ATGGAGGTGATCGCGGCCTTGCTGCTGGTCGGCGCGGCATCGACGAACGCGCAATATACGGAGGCGGACTTCGCCCGCGTCGCGAAGTTCGATGCGCATTTCCACGCCAATGTCGACGACCGCCGCTTCCTGGCGCTGGCGAAGCGCGACCGGTTCGAGGTGCTGTCGATCAACGTCGATTATCCCGACTTCCCGCCGCTCGCGCAGCAAGCCTCGATCGCGCGCGACATGCGCGCCGCCGATCCGGTCGACTTCCGTTATGCCACCACCTTCTCGATGGAGGGTTTCGGCACGCCGGGCTGGACCGAGCGCACGATCGCGCATCTGGACGCCGCCTTTGCGCGCGGCGCGATCGCCGTGAAAGTGTGGAAGAACATCGGCATGGTCGCGACCGACCCGAGCGGCAAACGCGTCTTCCTCGACGATCCGCGCTTCGATGGCGTGATGGCGCATCTCGAACAACGCAACATCCCGCTGATCGCGCACCAGGCCGAGCCGAAGAATTGCTGGTTGCCGCTCGATCAGATGACCACCGACAACGATCGCGCCTATTTCAAGGCGCATCCCGAATATTACATGTACCTGCACCCCGAGGAGCCGCGCTACGAAACGCTGATGGCGGCGCGCGATCGTTTCGTCGCGCGACATCCCAAGCTGGCGTTCGACGGCGCGCACATGGCCAGTTTGGAATGGAGTGTCGACGAGCTGGCGCGCTTCTTTGACGCTTATCCCAATACCGTCGTCGATCTTGCCGCGCGGCTGTCGAACTTGCAGGTTCAGTCGAACGCCAATCCGGCCAAGGTGCGGGCGTTCTTCGTCAAATATCAGGATCGCATCCTGTACGGCACGGACCTGACCGACAGCCCGCCCGATCCGGCGGCGCGTGCGCAGAACCCGCCCGCGACCAACGACTTCGCCAAGGAGGCGGATCGTGTCTGGCGCGCGGATTGGCGATATCTGGCGACCCCGCTTTCGCAGCGCGTCGACGCGATCAACGCCGATGCGGTCGGGCTGAACCTGCCGCGTGCGGTGATCGACAAGATTTACTGGCAGAATGCGCGGCGGTTTTTCCATTTGAAGGGATAG
- a CDS encoding glycoside hydrolase family 36 protein, with product MSSSPVTRRSMLARLMIGGAAVALPDWGGTVWAAAPSGVRLTDGTLTIDYDRAMRAQLSFGGKSITTRGTPEALFVSDRPLGTFLLLDHAEAPVSGVHGKGRQHRLRATAGGQVEQGTAITFLDAYPGLALYEVSYRNTGTAPLAVSGWRVATHDLRAHRGGAWTFAGASYPDRRDWIQKVAPGFDQRNFMGMNASDYGGGTPVAVVWRRDVGLAIGHVETSPRQVALPVSMQPDATRLGLSGDQTVLLAPGATLTLPFSFLMAHEGDHFRPLDAYRRLMAERGVAAPSIPESSYGPIWCAWGYERNFTLDQVYGTLPKAKALGFEWAVLDDGWQTAEGDWKLNPAKFPRGDKDMRAVTDRIKADGMRPRLWLAPLAVDPGTDLLRDHADMLLLDRNGSAQNVSFWNAFTLCPAYQPTVDYFRALVRRIMVDWGYEGLKLDGQHLNGVAPCYNPAHRHERPEESSEKLQDFWKAIHDEAIAANPQAVVELCPCGDSFAFYNLLGTNNTPASDPLSSWQIRLKGKTFKALMGPSAPYAGDHVELSDGGADFASTYGIGAIPSTKFTWPKDTPKPMEKLPPGGFVLTPAKEALWGKWVALYREHMLPKGRYLGGLYDIGFDKPEAHAIEKDGVLHYAFYADHWSGPIALHGLGEGDYTLVDGFSGQSLGTASRLKPTLAATFDHALLVRATPMTRGVA from the coding sequence ATGTCGTCCAGCCCCGTTACGCGCCGCTCGATGCTTGCCCGCCTGATGATCGGCGGCGCGGCGGTGGCGCTGCCGGACTGGGGCGGCACGGTCTGGGCCGCGGCGCCGTCGGGGGTGCGGCTGACCGACGGCACGCTGACGATCGACTATGATCGCGCGATGCGAGCGCAACTGTCGTTCGGCGGCAAGTCGATCACGACACGCGGCACGCCCGAGGCGCTGTTCGTCAGCGACCGGCCGCTCGGCACCTTCCTCCTGCTCGATCATGCCGAGGCGCCCGTGTCTGGCGTGCATGGCAAGGGGCGGCAACACCGCCTGCGCGCAACCGCGGGCGGGCAGGTCGAACAGGGGACGGCGATCACCTTCCTCGATGCCTATCCCGGTCTCGCCTTGTACGAAGTCAGCTATCGCAACACCGGCACCGCGCCGCTCGCGGTATCGGGCTGGCGGGTTGCGACGCACGATCTGCGCGCCCATCGCGGCGGCGCATGGACCTTCGCCGGCGCCTCCTATCCCGATCGGCGCGACTGGATCCAGAAAGTGGCACCCGGTTTCGATCAGCGAAACTTCATGGGGATGAACGCGTCCGATTATGGCGGCGGAACGCCGGTGGCTGTGGTGTGGCGGCGCGACGTCGGTCTGGCGATCGGCCATGTCGAGACCAGCCCGCGCCAGGTGGCCTTGCCGGTCTCGATGCAACCGGATGCGACCCGGCTCGGCTTGAGCGGCGACCAGACCGTATTGCTTGCGCCCGGTGCGACGTTGACGCTGCCATTTTCGTTCCTGATGGCGCACGAGGGCGATCATTTTCGTCCCCTCGACGCCTATCGCCGCCTGATGGCGGAGCGCGGCGTGGCGGCGCCGTCGATCCCCGAGTCGAGCTACGGTCCGATCTGGTGCGCATGGGGCTATGAGCGGAATTTCACGCTCGATCAGGTCTATGGCACGCTCCCCAAGGCGAAGGCGCTCGGGTTTGAGTGGGCCGTGCTCGACGACGGCTGGCAGACCGCGGAGGGCGACTGGAAGCTCAATCCTGCGAAATTCCCACGCGGCGACAAGGACATGCGCGCCGTCACCGACCGCATCAAGGCGGACGGGATGCGCCCGCGGCTCTGGCTCGCTCCGCTCGCGGTCGACCCTGGCACCGACCTGCTGCGCGACCATGCCGATATGCTGCTGCTTGATCGCAACGGTTCGGCGCAGAACGTAAGCTTCTGGAATGCCTTCACGCTTTGTCCGGCCTATCAGCCGACGGTCGATTATTTCCGGGCCTTGGTGCGCCGGATCATGGTCGACTGGGGCTATGAGGGGTTGAAGCTCGACGGCCAGCATCTGAACGGCGTCGCGCCCTGCTATAATCCAGCGCATCGTCATGAAAGGCCGGAGGAATCCAGCGAAAAGCTTCAGGACTTCTGGAAGGCGATCCACGACGAAGCGATCGCCGCGAATCCGCAAGCGGTGGTGGAATTGTGCCCGTGCGGCGACAGCTTCGCGTTCTACAACCTGCTGGGCACCAACAACACGCCGGCGTCGGACCCACTCTCGTCATGGCAGATCCGGTTGAAAGGCAAGACCTTCAAGGCGTTGATGGGGCCGTCCGCCCCCTATGCCGGCGACCATGTCGAGCTGAGCGACGGCGGTGCCGACTTCGCCTCCACCTATGGCATCGGCGCGATCCCCTCGACCAAGTTTACCTGGCCGAAGGACACGCCCAAGCCCATGGAAAAGCTGCCTCCCGGCGGCTTCGTCCTGACCCCGGCCAAGGAAGCGCTCTGGGGCAAATGGGTCGCGCTCTATCGCGAGCACATGCTGCCCAAGGGCCGCTATCTCGGTGGACTGTACGACATCGGCTTCGACAAGCCCGAGGCACATGCCATTGAGAAGGATGGCGTTCTTCATTACGCTTTCTACGCCGACCATTGGTCGGGCCCGATCGCGCTGCATGGGCTGGGCGAGGGCGACTACACGCTCGTCGATGGCTTCAGCGGACAGTCGCTCGGCACGGCCTCGCGCTTGAAGCCGACCCTTGCTGCGACGTTCGACCATGCCCTGCTGGTGCGCGCGACCCCGATGACGCGGGGCGTGGCATGA
- a CDS encoding DMT family transporter: MTGRAWLFNALITVALWGVWGAFSGLSPQHGFPETLVYCVWALTMVPPALVVLAQSGWRLDRSPRAIAYGLAVGLLGAGGQMLLFYAVARGPAYLIFPIISLSPVVTIAMSFLLMGERTGRLGALGIVLALLALPTFDFAPGAAGTSAAWLLPAVLVMLCWGVQAYFMKAANHVMAAESIFVYMTIAALALAPVAWAMTDTARPINWGLDGPGLAAAIQMLNAIGALTLVFAFRYGKAIIVAPLANAGAPLVTALISLAVLHVMPGPLKAFGIVLALTASLLLAIEPDSADPDTEPEPATA, translated from the coding sequence ATGACCGGGCGGGCGTGGCTGTTCAACGCGCTGATCACCGTCGCGCTCTGGGGCGTTTGGGGTGCGTTCTCAGGGCTTTCTCCGCAGCATGGCTTCCCCGAGACACTGGTCTATTGCGTCTGGGCGCTGACGATGGTGCCGCCGGCGCTAGTCGTCCTGGCGCAATCCGGCTGGCGGCTCGACCGCTCGCCGCGCGCCATCGCTTACGGTTTGGCCGTGGGGCTGCTCGGCGCGGGCGGGCAGATGCTGCTGTTCTACGCGGTCGCGCGCGGGCCGGCGTATCTGATCTTCCCGATCATCTCGCTGTCGCCGGTGGTGACGATCGCGATGTCGTTCCTGCTGATGGGGGAGCGCACCGGCCGGCTCGGCGCGCTGGGGATCGTGCTTGCGCTGCTGGCGCTGCCGACCTTCGACTTCGCGCCCGGTGCAGCGGGGACGTCCGCGGCATGGCTGCTGCCCGCGGTGCTGGTGATGCTGTGCTGGGGCGTGCAGGCCTATTTCATGAAGGCGGCCAACCACGTCATGGCGGCGGAAAGTATCTTCGTTTACATGACGATCGCGGCACTTGCGCTGGCACCGGTCGCCTGGGCGATGACCGACACCGCACGGCCGATCAACTGGGGGCTGGACGGGCCGGGGCTTGCCGCGGCGATCCAAATGCTCAACGCGATCGGCGCGCTGACGCTCGTCTTCGCCTTCCGCTATGGCAAGGCGATCATCGTCGCGCCGCTCGCCAATGCCGGCGCGCCGCTGGTCACCGCATTGATTTCGCTGGCGGTGCTGCACGTCATGCCTGGTCCCCTCAAAGCGTTCGGGATCGTGCTGGCGCTGACCGCCTCGCTGTTGCTGGCGATCGAGCCCGACAGTGCCGATCCCGATACCGAGCCGGAGCCGGCCACCGCCTAA
- a CDS encoding N-acetylglucosamine kinase — protein MSAPYYLGVDGGGTKTEFVCIDAEGEVRARAVTGTTYHLEVGVAEALRRIEQGVAEIGVQLGVEPGELTHVFLGLPAYGEDRIADPQLNDGVGALLGHARYRCDNDMVCGWAGSLACADGINVVAGTGSIAYGERAGRGARTGGWGEVFGDEGSAYWIAQRGLATFSRMSDGRLPLGPLHGLFREELALATDLDLCERVMGEHGMARGEIAALAALVSRAADAGDGAAHAILHDAADELVLLATSLRERLGFASQEPVAVSWSGGVLANQPIVRAAFTAGLTRVGLTPVAPLHAPGYGAALYARHLAGKDVGTRPF, from the coding sequence ATGAGCGCGCCCTATTATCTCGGGGTCGATGGCGGCGGCACCAAGACGGAGTTCGTCTGCATCGATGCCGAGGGCGAGGTGCGCGCGCGGGCAGTGACCGGCACGACCTATCATCTGGAGGTCGGCGTCGCAGAGGCGTTGCGGCGCATCGAACAGGGCGTGGCGGAAATCGGCGTGCAACTGGGCGTCGAGCCGGGCGAGCTAACCCACGTCTTCCTCGGTCTCCCCGCTTATGGTGAGGACCGGATCGCCGATCCGCAGTTGAATGACGGGGTCGGGGCGCTGCTCGGACACGCCCGTTACCGCTGCGACAACGACATGGTCTGCGGCTGGGCGGGATCGCTGGCGTGCGCGGACGGGATCAACGTCGTCGCGGGCACCGGATCGATCGCTTATGGCGAGCGCGCCGGACGCGGCGCGCGGACCGGCGGATGGGGCGAGGTCTTCGGCGACGAGGGATCGGCTTATTGGATCGCGCAGCGCGGGCTCGCGACTTTTTCGCGGATGAGCGACGGCCGGCTTCCGCTCGGGCCGCTGCACGGACTGTTCCGCGAGGAGCTGGCGCTCGCGACGGACCTCGACCTATGCGAGCGCGTGATGGGCGAACACGGCATGGCGCGCGGGGAGATCGCCGCGCTGGCCGCGCTGGTATCGCGTGCGGCAGACGCCGGCGATGGTGCCGCACATGCGATCCTCCACGACGCGGCGGATGAACTGGTGCTGCTCGCGACCAGTTTGCGCGAGCGCCTCGGCTTCGCGTCGCAGGAGCCCGTGGCGGTGTCGTGGTCGGGCGGGGTGCTCGCCAATCAACCGATCGTTCGCGCGGCCTTCACCGCTGGACTGACGCGTGTCGGCCTGACACCGGTCGCTCCCCTCCATGCCCCCGGTTACGGAGCGGCGCTCTACGCACGTCATCTCGCCGGAAAGGACGTTGGAACGCGCCCTTTCTAA
- a CDS encoding DUF4874 domain-containing protein — MGLKAGLYSDIGRNACSQAYDLHSPNLPEGTTAEREIGLYGHVDQDIALFFRDWGFDYLKVDACGINVYAAGAPVVVQNNYRAFPPLIDQASINRTNVLQIRSLYANVADAIRRYAPDGDAILSLCTWGSADVRRWGKEVGHMWRTSQDITPDWTRMLHNFDSASTRALYAKPGAWNDPDMLFIGHGDFDAKHLTEARSHFALWAIINAPLFIGYDLRNAPKSLMDIWGNADIVRVNQDPGGHQGVIAYASDDVQTIVKTLSNGHKAVVLFNRGFGSAKMELTAAQMKFAADAPITLRDLWTGKTLPAFTGETAFTLSPRETRIFEVSGTRRLRDGMYLSELPGDVNVAVDGITAPEPDPIVHRMKSPWSGTRDTGERPIYAGWGGAQADATPYDQTLQIAGRSFDTGLGVLAGSRLEVRNTHGASRVEALVGIDDLDPQHARSGRVLHLRRRPLARTQRGAAVRCGREGAFGRCAGREGDRADHACASTQQRPADRHHLGGGGFARRCGTMIALTAMLLAATQTVTFTPSDAEIANPERGFYRAGERDLAALDQASLERVQAGGERLVYARIDLSRYRDGPIPHGALAGLERGFAAARKAGLKLIVRAVYNYPRGETDYHAAQDAPLPIVRAHLAQLRPLLAANADVIAFVQAGFIGAWGEWHSSSNGLTEAPARRAVRDALLEAMPRDRSIQFRYPPDLIAWGSLPRIGFHNDCFMASQTDVGTFSESPQKRAREQAAMAALTMDAPFGGETCNPADDPGAMPRTSCADILAEGARYHLTYLNADYYRRLFHDRWTAGGCMAEVRRRLGYRFALVGASLAPTSEAG, encoded by the coding sequence ATGGGGCTGAAGGCCGGGCTCTACAGCGACATCGGTCGCAACGCCTGTTCGCAGGCTTATGACCTCCATTCGCCCAATCTACCCGAAGGCACGACCGCGGAACGGGAGATCGGCCTATACGGGCATGTCGATCAGGACATTGCCTTGTTCTTCCGCGACTGGGGCTTCGATTATCTCAAGGTCGATGCGTGCGGGATCAACGTCTATGCGGCCGGTGCGCCGGTGGTCGTGCAGAACAACTATCGTGCCTTCCCGCCATTGATCGATCAGGCGTCGATCAACCGCACCAACGTGCTGCAGATCCGCTCGCTCTACGCCAACGTCGCCGACGCGATCCGCCGCTATGCGCCGGACGGCGACGCGATCCTGTCGCTGTGTACCTGGGGCAGCGCCGATGTGCGCCGCTGGGGCAAGGAGGTCGGCCATATGTGGCGGACCAGCCAGGACATCACGCCAGACTGGACGCGGATGCTCCACAATTTCGACAGCGCCTCGACGCGCGCGCTTTATGCCAAGCCGGGCGCGTGGAACGATCCCGACATGCTGTTCATCGGGCATGGCGACTTCGACGCCAAGCATCTGACCGAGGCACGCTCGCACTTCGCGTTATGGGCGATCATCAACGCGCCGCTGTTCATCGGCTACGACCTGCGCAATGCGCCCAAGAGTCTGATGGATATCTGGGGCAACGCCGACATCGTTCGCGTCAATCAGGATCCGGGCGGACATCAGGGCGTGATCGCCTATGCGTCCGACGACGTGCAGACGATCGTCAAGACGCTCAGCAACGGTCACAAGGCGGTCGTGCTTTTCAACCGCGGCTTCGGGTCGGCCAAGATGGAGCTGACCGCGGCACAGATGAAGTTCGCCGCCGATGCCCCGATCACGCTGCGTGATCTGTGGACCGGCAAGACGCTGCCTGCCTTCACCGGCGAGACCGCTTTCACACTCTCACCGCGCGAAACGCGCATCTTCGAGGTGTCGGGAACGCGCCGCCTGCGCGACGGCATGTACCTTTCCGAACTACCGGGCGACGTGAACGTGGCAGTCGATGGGATCACCGCGCCCGAACCCGATCCGATCGTTCACCGGATGAAGAGCCCGTGGAGCGGCACGCGCGACACCGGCGAGCGCCCGATCTATGCCGGCTGGGGCGGGGCGCAGGCCGATGCGACGCCGTATGACCAGACATTGCAAATTGCCGGGCGGTCGTTCGACACCGGGCTGGGCGTGCTGGCGGGATCACGGCTGGAGGTGCGCAACACGCACGGCGCATCGCGGGTCGAGGCACTGGTCGGCATCGACGATCTCGACCCGCAACACGCGCGATCCGGTCGAGTTCTTCATCTACGGCGACGGCCGCTTGCTCGCACGCAGCGGGGCGCAGCGGTTCGGTGCGGGCGCGAAGGCGCTTTCGGCCGATGTGCGGGACGTGAAGGTGATCGAGCTGATCACGCGTGCGCCTCGACGCAGCAGCGACCTGCCGATCGTCACCACCTGGGCGGAGGCGGCTTTGCGAGGCGGTGCGGCACGATGATCGCGCTGACCGCGATGCTGCTGGCCGCCACGCAGACCGTCACCTTCACACCGAGCGACGCGGAGATCGCCAATCCCGAACGCGGTTTCTATCGCGCTGGCGAGCGCGATCTTGCTGCGCTCGATCAGGCCTCGCTCGAACGCGTCCAGGCGGGCGGCGAGCGGCTGGTCTATGCGCGCATCGATCTTTCCCGCTATCGTGACGGTCCGATCCCGCACGGCGCTTTGGCGGGGCTCGAACGCGGCTTCGCGGCGGCGCGAAAGGCGGGGCTGAAGCTGATCGTGCGCGCGGTCTATAACTATCCGCGCGGCGAGACGGATTATCACGCCGCGCAGGATGCGCCATTGCCGATCGTGCGCGCGCATTTGGCACAGCTTCGACCGCTGCTTGCCGCCAACGCCGACGTCATCGCCTTCGTTCAGGCCGGTTTCATCGGTGCGTGGGGTGAGTGGCATTCGTCATCGAACGGGCTGACCGAGGCCCCGGCGCGTCGTGCCGTACGCGATGCGCTGCTTGAGGCGATGCCGCGCGACCGCTCGATCCAGTTCCGCTACCCTCCGGATCTGATCGCTTGGGGATCGCTGCCCCGCATCGGCTTCCACAACGACTGCTTCATGGCGAGCCAGACGGACGTCGGCACCTTTTCGGAAAGCCCCCAGAAACGGGCGCGTGAGCAGGCAGCGATGGCGGCACTCACCATGGATGCGCCGTTCGGCGGCGAGACATGCAATCCTGCCGATGACCCCGGCGCCATGCCGCGCACCAGCTGCGCGGACATTCTCGCCGAGGGCGCGCGCTATCACCTGACCTACCTCAATGCGGATTATTACCGCCGCCTCTTCCACGATCGCTGGACTGCCGGCGGCTGCATGGCGGAGGTGCGGCGGCGGCTCGGCTACCGCTTCGCATTGGTCGGTGCCTCGCTTGCGCCAACCAGCGAGGCGGGCTGA